One genomic region from Melioribacteraceae bacterium encodes:
- a CDS encoding DUF2341 domain-containing protein — MKRNPRWKIPFFWTFLGLLFLTTHSTAQFSWNSQEWGFRRAIMVDNGSGSTLTDYQVKVTLSSSFDFSRCKPDGSDLRFTSSDSQTLIPYWIEEWNPSGSSATIWVKVPNIPAGGTTIYLYYDNPSAEFPSPLPPSTTNLPPTGPWTNVPGLVINGSPGSLLAENMVKDGSTYWQLFTDRSACNGQLGFAYNNTGNPANNTGWNWSGDVTIDFSIRNSTPMFAGDPRMNTNPGNLLNPYLDCPHVEKGDDGYWYLFYHWIVGGDPHGGYGTPTSVITTQIPDAEFNDGPYELGMKFKSSQSGRITKIKYYKTAGETGSHTGKIWSSGGTLLATVNFVSETASGWQEAALSVPLYIMENTTYIVSVNSNTAYGATNYVFDSPVVNGSLTGIADGNNGLYSESPGGFPATSFNNSNYFRDVVFESTSGCGVHGAWSWTPDSYAAIGVARSLSITGPYVEVDPNALMSSEMEGDSHAWDWARVSEPYVFKRDDGKWVMLFMGDKGNYDNPGDPNLLYIEQCSYAVADNIQGPYVKWHGGADPFIAFGPPGSLDAGTIADAHPVKFGDTYYIFYAASPTTWGWNTMYLTTSDWETVNKSTHYVYTNDGNSPFRGAISTFNDTYYFSYLGSSSSSPGPFMIATQPATGFIPGLSLYGPDAVFNFYDGFDGNSYDPTKWHGVDPGYSGSVVVAGGEMQICNSGGFLTQVTADKSFGIGHTLEIKAKHSASGFAGEIGFGRQESGGNWGGPPFGFKNQRIMDLRVINGSNFVVDADNADHVESPGDYVSTTTPLDFNNYLVHKVMRVNNSTTRFQLDNFPITTITNTVDRPARITTDPLSPWFFILGGSCVNVDWARVRKYAEPEPGTFVGPEELYNCYADLSITKTVDNINPDNGDQITFTITVSNDGPGNSAWARVADILPNGFEYISHSTINGTYDPLAGIWDIGFITVGSSAELSITVEVNIFTSAFDFGPASGFNLFVLEDLNQPSSDTQGKVAVGRDAYFANYSVGDQLPNSNGAVDVLIAGRNLTYMSGGIYGGNVVYGNTTNLPISAVSILHGTLRQDYPIDFAAAGTFLNNLSSQLSLYTVNGTNTIQWGGITLTGTDPFLNIFSISGSDLSSSNNVTINVPNGSVVLVNIDGTSVSWMGGLTVNGTAVTNVLYNFHQATSLTIQGIDVRGSILAPLATVNFSSGVQNGQMICKNLFGQGQFNLALFSGNIPLPPDITNIVEITDADQDDRDSTPGNGDPGEDDYASITIHVNISTTPGDDWHYVGQFANGEIVYSLAYDNGGNILAGTWGGKIYRSSNNGQSFSRINNDMYVGLIWSIAVNSSGDIFAGTEQGIFRSTDNGSTWSLIGLQFKDVRSVIIDNAGVVYAGTWGFGVFKSADNGLTWTSCSSGLTIPTVNALAENSVSQLFAATFGNGIFKSVNNADSWTDMNVGSALVWSLAVASNDYLFAGTYGDGLYRSEDNGLSWSKLTNGLNAPFIYSIQIDLNDKIYVSSWTSGVFASSDYGDTWTSLGMGGFGVSSILINPSMDQVFVGTKDGKIYAKSGELTSLDNNRKELPSEFSLMQNYPNPFNPTTVIEFGLPESGNYIVKVFNVLGQTVGVLADREFSAGYHKVVFDASRLSSGIYFYQLNGNRVNIIKKMLLVK, encoded by the coding sequence ATGAAAAGAAATCCCCGTTGGAAAATTCCATTTTTCTGGACTTTTCTCGGACTACTTTTTTTAACAACACATTCAACTGCTCAATTCAGCTGGAACAGTCAGGAGTGGGGTTTTAGAAGAGCGATAATGGTTGATAATGGATCCGGCAGCACGTTAACGGATTATCAGGTTAAAGTAACATTATCATCATCGTTCGACTTTTCAAGATGTAAACCGGATGGAAGCGATCTCCGTTTTACAAGCAGCGATTCCCAAACACTGATCCCATACTGGATTGAAGAATGGAATCCGTCGGGCTCTTCGGCAACTATTTGGGTCAAGGTCCCGAATATTCCCGCAGGCGGTACTACAATCTATCTCTACTACGATAATCCATCAGCCGAATTCCCTTCCCCTCTTCCGCCATCAACAACAAATCTTCCTCCGACAGGACCATGGACAAACGTCCCCGGACTTGTAATTAACGGAAGTCCCGGCTCTTTGCTTGCCGAGAACATGGTGAAAGACGGAAGCACATACTGGCAATTATTCACGGATCGTTCAGCTTGTAACGGGCAGCTTGGATTTGCATATAATAACACAGGCAACCCCGCAAATAATACAGGGTGGAACTGGTCCGGTGATGTTACAATCGATTTTTCAATTCGTAATTCCACACCAATGTTTGCCGGCGATCCCCGGATGAATACTAATCCCGGAAATCTTTTAAATCCTTATCTCGATTGTCCTCATGTTGAAAAGGGTGACGACGGATACTGGTATTTATTTTATCACTGGATTGTTGGAGGCGATCCGCACGGAGGTTATGGCACCCCCACAAGCGTTATCACAACTCAAATTCCTGACGCTGAATTCAACGACGGACCGTATGAACTTGGGATGAAATTCAAATCGTCACAATCCGGAAGAATTACTAAAATAAAATATTATAAAACCGCGGGAGAAACAGGATCTCATACAGGTAAAATCTGGTCTTCAGGCGGAACCCTGCTGGCAACTGTAAACTTTGTCTCCGAAACTGCAAGCGGATGGCAGGAAGCAGCATTATCGGTTCCATTATATATTATGGAGAACACAACATACATTGTTTCTGTTAATTCAAACACCGCTTATGGTGCAACAAATTATGTTTTCGATTCCCCGGTAGTAAACGGATCTCTAACCGGAATTGCCGACGGCAACAATGGTCTTTATTCCGAAAGCCCCGGCGGTTTTCCGGCCACGTCGTTTAACAACAGCAATTATTTTCGCGATGTTGTTTTCGAATCCACAAGCGGATGCGGAGTTCACGGCGCGTGGAGCTGGACTCCCGATTCTTACGCGGCAATAGGCGTTGCAAGATCACTCTCTATTACCGGACCGTATGTTGAAGTAGATCCAAATGCTTTGATGTCCTCGGAAATGGAAGGCGATTCACACGCATGGGATTGGGCAAGAGTTTCTGAACCGTATGTCTTTAAACGCGACGATGGAAAATGGGTAATGTTGTTTATGGGAGATAAAGGGAATTATGATAATCCAGGCGATCCAAATCTTCTCTACATTGAACAGTGCAGTTATGCCGTTGCGGATAACATACAGGGGCCCTATGTAAAATGGCATGGCGGAGCTGATCCTTTTATTGCATTCGGTCCTCCGGGTTCTCTTGATGCCGGCACTATCGCAGACGCACATCCGGTCAAGTTCGGCGATACGTATTATATTTTCTATGCAGCATCGCCGACCACGTGGGGTTGGAATACAATGTATCTTACAACCTCCGATTGGGAAACAGTTAACAAATCTACACACTACGTTTACACAAATGACGGCAACAGTCCTTTCAGAGGCGCTATATCCACATTCAACGACACATATTATTTTTCATATCTTGGAAGCAGTTCGAGCAGCCCCGGTCCTTTTATGATCGCTACTCAGCCGGCAACCGGATTCATTCCGGGATTATCGCTCTATGGCCCGGACGCAGTCTTTAATTTTTATGACGGATTTGATGGAAACTCATACGATCCGACCAAATGGCACGGAGTAGATCCGGGTTACAGCGGATCCGTTGTTGTTGCCGGAGGTGAAATGCAAATTTGTAATTCCGGCGGCTTCCTTACACAGGTCACGGCCGATAAATCTTTCGGAATCGGTCATACTCTTGAAATAAAAGCAAAACACAGCGCGTCGGGATTTGCCGGTGAAATTGGATTCGGAAGACAGGAGTCCGGCGGCAATTGGGGCGGACCTCCTTTCGGATTTAAGAATCAGAGAATAATGGATCTCAGAGTGATAAACGGATCTAACTTTGTTGTTGATGCCGATAATGCCGATCACGTTGAATCACCCGGGGACTATGTATCTACAACAACACCGCTCGACTTTAACAATTATCTTGTTCATAAAGTAATGCGAGTGAATAATTCGACAACACGTTTTCAGCTTGATAATTTCCCCATTACAACAATAACAAACACTGTCGATCGCCCGGCACGTATAACCACCGATCCGTTGTCGCCGTGGTTCTTTATTCTCGGAGGATCCTGTGTTAATGTCGATTGGGCGCGGGTAAGGAAATATGCCGAACCCGAACCGGGCACCTTTGTCGGTCCGGAGGAATTATATAACTGCTACGCGGACCTCAGCATTACAAAAACTGTTGATAATATAAATCCGGATAACGGTGATCAAATCACATTTACAATCACGGTTTCAAATGACGGGCCCGGAAATTCAGCCTGGGCGCGGGTAGCGGATATTCTTCCTAATGGATTTGAATATATCTCTCACTCCACTATTAATGGAACATACGATCCTCTCGCCGGCATTTGGGATATCGGATTTATTACAGTCGGAAGCTCAGCCGAATTGTCGATAACAGTTGAAGTAAACATTTTTACCTCTGCGTTTGATTTCGGACCGGCTTCGGGATTCAACCTGTTTGTTCTGGAGGATTTGAATCAACCGTCATCAGACACTCAGGGCAAAGTAGCTGTCGGAAGAGATGCTTACTTTGCAAACTACAGCGTGGGCGATCAGCTTCCTAATTCCAACGGTGCGGTTGATGTTCTTATTGCAGGGAGAAATCTTACTTACATGAGCGGCGGTATATATGGCGGAAATGTGGTTTATGGGAATACAACTAATCTTCCAATCAGCGCTGTAAGTATTTTGCACGGAACATTGCGCCAGGATTACCCGATCGATTTCGCCGCCGCAGGAACATTTCTAAATAATCTTTCGTCGCAGCTTTCTTTATATACAGTAAATGGAACAAACACAATTCAGTGGGGCGGAATAACTTTGACAGGGACCGATCCTTTCCTGAACATATTCAGCATATCCGGTTCGGATCTTTCTTCCTCCAACAATGTAACCATTAATGTTCCTAACGGATCTGTTGTTCTAGTTAACATCGACGGGACTTCTGTTTCGTGGATGGGCGGTTTGACCGTTAACGGAACGGCAGTAACAAATGTTCTTTATAATTTCCATCAGGCCACATCACTTACAATTCAGGGAATTGATGTGCGCGGCTCTATTCTGGCTCCGTTAGCCACCGTCAATTTTTCAAGCGGTGTTCAGAACGGACAGATGATCTGTAAGAATCTTTTTGGTCAGGGTCAGTTTAATCTCGCTCTCTTCAGCGGTAATATTCCGCTTCCGCCCGATATTACAAACATCGTGGAAATAACCGACGCCGATCAGGATGACCGCGATTCAACACCCGGCAATGGCGATCCGGGCGAAGACGACTATGCATCTATCACAATTCATGTCAATATTTCTACGACTCCGGGAGACGACTGGCATTATGTTGGTCAGTTTGCAAACGGCGAAATAGTTTATTCGCTAGCATACGATAACGGAGGAAATATTCTTGCGGGTACTTGGGGCGGAAAAATCTATCGTTCCTCCAATAACGGGCAATCATTCAGCCGCATTAACAACGATATGTATGTTGGTTTGATCTGGTCAATTGCTGTTAATTCGAGCGGGGATATTTTTGCCGGTACCGAACAGGGAATTTTCAGATCGACCGACAACGGATCAACCTGGAGCTTAATCGGTTTGCAGTTTAAAGATGTCCGGTCAGTTATAATCGACAATGCGGGAGTGGTCTATGCCGGAACCTGGGGATTTGGAGTATTCAAATCCGCGGACAACGGTCTAACATGGACTTCCTGCAGCAGCGGCTTAACAATTCCTACCGTTAATGCACTTGCCGAAAATTCAGTATCACAACTCTTCGCGGCAACATTCGGAAACGGAATTTTCAAATCAGTTAATAATGCAGATTCCTGGACCGACATGAATGTTGGAAGTGCTTTAGTCTGGTCACTTGCGGTTGCGTCGAACGATTATCTCTTTGCCGGAACTTATGGCGATGGATTATACAGATCCGAAGACAACGGATTAAGCTGGTCAAAACTTACCAACGGATTAAATGCGCCATTTATTTATTCAATACAGATCGATTTAAACGACAAGATATATGTAAGCTCCTGGACAAGCGGCGTTTTTGCTTCTTCTGATTATGGCGATACTTGGACTTCGCTTGGAATGGGAGGTTTTGGAGTCAGCTCTATTCTCATTAATCCTAGTATGGACCAGGTATTTGTAGGAACCAAGGACGGAAAGATCTATGCTAAATCAGGAGAGCTTACTTCGTTAGACAACAACAGGAAAGAACTGCCTTCCGAATTTTCTCTGATGCAGAACTATCCGAATCCATTTAATCCAACAACAGTTATTGAATTCGGACTTCCCGAAAGCGGAAATTATATTGTTAAAGTATTTAACGTCCTAGGACAGACGGTTGGGGTTCTTGCCGACAGAGAATTCTCGGCAGGTTACCACAAGGTTGTTTTCGATGCCAGCCGGCTCTCTTCGGGAATCTATTTTTATCAGTTAAACGGAAACCGCGTAAACATAATCAAGAAAATGCTTCTTGTTAAATAA
- a CDS encoding DUF5916 domain-containing protein, with translation MKLHRLLLLLLMPILSYANGATNSEKKVVLAYKLNNTNINLDGKLTEPIWQKDPIQEFVQRDPNEGIPSSENTRVWIAFDESNLYIAARLMDSRPDQIDASLARRDAYIQSDWFYFYVDPYNDKKSGYYFGINAGGTMADGVLFNDSWDDNSWDGIWHAKTERDDEGWTVEIQIPFSQLRFNEADQMKWGVNFSRQIKRVNERSYFVMVPKNESGFVSKFATLEGLDGIKPKQRLEARPYIVQKAQYLLHDSNDPFYKGNQYKTTLGADFKIGIGSNLNLDATINPDFGQVEVDPAVLNLSAFESYFQERRPFFIEGFDLFWFGVGGVNNNWGFNFGWPELFYSRRIGRSPRGSTSDASFINYPTETRILGAAKLTGKLNESTSIAALSAVTERTYATLYNNGIQRNEEVEPFAHYGALRGRKDFNNGNHALGFIFTTVNRDLGNSPMKNSLAQNAYTLGIDGWATLDENKEYVLAGAIVGTYTAGTKEYIQQLQKSSLRYFQRPDATYAAYDPERTSLSGSYGRIMLNKQKGNFYINTALGFASPGLEHNDMGFQFAADRINGHMVLGYRWFEPEGIFRSKNIYVSHARTYDFEGNVTSNFLWFRAGGTFTNYYGFTIGGNYSFETYTRNLTRGGPLAVTPSEWNLWLFANSDSREKLVVSGNAMYAKDAVGGVYIDSYLGIEWRPSTQINFSFGPAYSNNLEHRQWVGSFEDQYATETYKNRYVFGRIKQNTISANIRLNWTFSPTLSLQLFMQPFIAVGSYNEFKELAAPRSNRFNKYGESGSTINYDNNSGEYTVDPDGNGAANPFVFSNPDFNYKSLRGTAVLRWEVLPGSIFYFVWSHNQTNYDNAGDFSFGRDFKRLWNSEGDDILMVKFSYWLDI, from the coding sequence ATGAAACTACATCGACTTCTATTATTACTATTAATGCCGATTCTTTCATACGCCAACGGCGCAACAAACAGCGAAAAAAAAGTTGTGCTCGCATATAAGCTGAATAATACAAATATAAATCTGGACGGTAAGCTTACTGAACCAATCTGGCAGAAAGACCCGATTCAAGAATTTGTTCAGAGGGATCCTAACGAGGGAATTCCTTCTTCCGAAAATACCAGGGTCTGGATCGCATTCGACGAGTCGAACCTATATATCGCGGCAAGATTAATGGATAGCCGGCCCGATCAAATCGATGCAAGCCTTGCGCGCCGCGACGCTTACATTCAATCCGACTGGTTCTACTTTTATGTAGATCCTTACAACGATAAAAAAAGCGGATATTATTTCGGCATTAACGCCGGCGGGACAATGGCAGACGGAGTCCTGTTCAACGATAGCTGGGATGATAATTCGTGGGACGGTATCTGGCATGCAAAAACAGAACGGGATGATGAGGGGTGGACGGTTGAAATCCAGATCCCTTTTTCACAGCTCCGGTTCAACGAAGCCGATCAGATGAAATGGGGAGTAAACTTCTCCCGCCAGATTAAACGGGTAAATGAACGATCCTACTTTGTGATGGTTCCAAAAAATGAAAGCGGATTCGTTTCAAAATTCGCAACACTTGAAGGACTAGACGGAATTAAGCCGAAGCAAAGACTGGAAGCGCGTCCTTATATTGTTCAGAAAGCTCAATATCTGCTGCACGATTCAAACGATCCTTTCTATAAAGGGAATCAATATAAAACTACTCTGGGCGCGGACTTTAAAATCGGAATCGGAAGTAATTTAAATCTGGACGCAACAATCAATCCTGATTTCGGACAGGTGGAAGTTGATCCGGCGGTGTTGAATCTCTCGGCATTTGAATCATACTTTCAGGAAAGGCGGCCCTTCTTTATAGAGGGTTTCGATCTCTTCTGGTTTGGAGTTGGCGGCGTAAATAATAACTGGGGATTCAATTTCGGATGGCCGGAATTATTCTATTCTAGACGAATCGGACGTTCGCCGCGGGGCTCTACTTCGGATGCTTCTTTCATTAATTATCCTACAGAGACCAGAATTCTCGGCGCCGCAAAACTGACCGGGAAACTTAATGAATCAACTTCGATTGCCGCATTAAGCGCGGTAACGGAAAGAACATACGCAACTCTTTATAATAACGGAATACAAAGAAATGAAGAGGTTGAACCGTTCGCTCATTACGGTGCTCTGCGCGGAAGGAAAGATTTCAACAACGGTAATCATGCGCTTGGATTTATTTTTACAACCGTTAACAGGGATCTCGGAAACAGCCCTATGAAAAACTCCCTTGCTCAGAACGCTTATACATTGGGTATCGACGGATGGGCAACGCTTGACGAGAATAAAGAATACGTGCTTGCCGGTGCGATTGTCGGTACTTATACGGCTGGAACAAAAGAGTATATTCAGCAACTTCAGAAGAGTTCGCTAAGATATTTTCAGAGACCCGACGCAACATATGCTGCTTACGATCCCGAAAGAACTTCTCTCTCCGGTTCCTATGGAAGAATTATGCTGAACAAACAAAAAGGTAACTTTTATATAAACACCGCTCTGGGATTTGCGTCGCCCGGATTAGAGCACAACGATATGGGATTTCAATTTGCTGCTGATAGAATAAACGGCCATATGGTTCTGGGCTACCGCTGGTTTGAACCGGAAGGAATTTTCAGGTCTAAAAATATCTATGTATCTCATGCCCGCACATATGATTTTGAAGGAAATGTAACAAGTAATTTTCTCTGGTTCCGCGCAGGGGGCACATTTACAAATTATTACGGTTTCACAATTGGAGGAAATTACAGTTTTGAAACATATACGAGGAATTTAACCCGCGGCGGCCCTCTCGCGGTTACTCCATCCGAATGGAATCTCTGGTTGTTTGCAAACAGCGACAGCCGGGAGAAACTGGTTGTCAGCGGAAACGCAATGTACGCAAAGGATGCGGTCGGAGGAGTTTATATTGATAGCTACCTGGGAATCGAATGGAGGCCGAGCACACAAATCAATTTCAGTTTTGGTCCCGCTTATTCGAACAACCTGGAACACCGTCAATGGGTGGGAAGTTTTGAAGACCAGTATGCAACAGAAACATATAAAAACAGATATGTATTCGGCAGAATAAAACAGAATACTATCTCGGCCAATATCAGGCTGAACTGGACTTTCTCTCCAACACTCAGTTTGCAATTATTTATGCAGCCGTTTATAGCTGTCGGAAGTTATAATGAATTTAAGGAGTTGGCGGCACCCCGCAGCAACAGATTTAATAAATATGGAGAGAGCGGTTCAACAATTAATTACGACAATAACAGCGGAGAATATACGGTTGATCCAGACGGAAACGGTGCGGCGAATCCGTTCGTATTCTCTAATCCGGATTTCAATTATAAATCGTTACGCGGCACGGCAGTATTAAGGTGGGAGGTGCTGCCCGGATCAATTTTCTACTTTGTCTGGTCACATAATCAGACGAATTATGATAACGCCGGTGATTTCAGCTTTGGAAGGGATTTTAAAAGATTGTGGAATAGTGAAGGGGACGATATACTTATGGTCAAATTCTCCTACTGGCTTGATATCTAA
- a CDS encoding ABC transporter permease, translating into MKIIFQFIIKELLQVKRDKKMLAVIFLAPMIQLIFLGYAANMDVNVIHTTVFDMDNSLTSREFVRKFEKSGYFVIDNYADNYEEVTGLLNNGETLVAIVIPGDFEKRIERRETAPLQILFEGSDGNKSSIALGYIQKVITSFSNTILFDIRDKLGMKIDLSGSLTPEVRIWYNPEMKTRYFMLPGILALILMITTISLMSMAVVKEREIGTFEQLIVTPIKPGQLIIGKLLPFTIIGFVVLVTVMVVMTQWFGIEIRGSKLFLLFSALLFVLSNLGLGLFISTISRTQQQAMMASIFIVMMPMIYLSGFAFPIENMPGVIQYITYAIPLRYFITIIRGIVLKGIGFSSLWMETLILFLMGAVILFLSAIRFRKRIE; encoded by the coding sequence ATGAAAATAATATTTCAGTTTATTATTAAAGAGCTTTTGCAGGTTAAGCGGGATAAAAAAATGCTGGCCGTTATCTTCCTTGCCCCGATGATTCAATTAATTTTTCTCGGCTATGCAGCCAACATGGATGTTAATGTAATTCACACAACTGTTTTTGATATGGATAATTCTCTAACAAGCAGGGAGTTTGTAAGGAAGTTTGAAAAGTCCGGTTATTTTGTGATCGATAATTATGCCGATAATTATGAAGAGGTGACGGGATTACTAAATAACGGGGAGACACTAGTTGCTATAGTAATTCCGGGTGATTTTGAAAAAAGAATTGAACGGCGAGAAACGGCCCCGCTTCAAATCCTGTTTGAAGGATCGGACGGAAATAAATCATCTATTGCGCTGGGGTATATCCAGAAAGTAATAACGAGCTTTTCAAACACAATCCTCTTTGATATAAGAGACAAACTCGGGATGAAAATTGATTTGAGCGGCTCTCTAACCCCCGAGGTGCGTATCTGGTACAACCCCGAAATGAAAACCCGATACTTCATGCTGCCGGGAATCCTTGCCCTTATTTTGATGATAACTACAATATCATTGATGTCGATGGCTGTTGTAAAAGAGCGTGAGATCGGAACATTTGAGCAATTAATCGTAACTCCGATAAAACCAGGACAATTGATTATCGGCAAGCTTCTTCCCTTTACTATTATCGGTTTTGTTGTTCTTGTTACAGTAATGGTTGTTATGACGCAATGGTTTGGAATTGAAATCCGGGGCAGTAAATTGTTCTTGCTGTTCAGCGCGCTTCTTTTTGTCCTCTCAAATCTCGGTCTTGGATTGTTTATCTCCACAATTTCCAGAACACAGCAGCAGGCAATGATGGCTTCTATTTTTATTGTAATGATGCCGATGATCTACTTATCTGGATTTGCGTTTCCAATCGAAAACATGCCCGGGGTTATTCAATATATTACTTATGCAATACCTTTGCGGTATTTTATAACGATAATTCGCGGAATAGTTTTGAAAGGAATAGGATTCTCATCTCTCTGGATGGAAACATTAATTCTGTTTTTAATGGGTGCGGTAATTTTGTTTCTAAGCGCAATCAGATTCAGAAAAAGAATAGAATAA
- a CDS encoding ABC transporter permease — MFNRIYAIAKKELIQLSRDRRMLFIIFFVPVLLLAIFGFAINFDVRHIKIAVYDRERSEISRDFVNGLISSEYFDLVANIEADRQIKEFLDQKIVQAVVVLPGDLSGKLFSRQEVKIQILVDGVDGNTANVIQNYFNAATYNYSAKLIQEYLALAGRQAVVPIDPKPRFWFNPELKSTIFLIPGLMGMILILTAAVSISLSIVREKERGTIEQINVSTLSSIEFIIGKTIPYIFISLINAAIVLLAGYILFGIIIKGNILLLLAGTLIFLFASLGMGIFISAIADSQQVAFQAAAVASLLPSMILSGFIFPIESMPEAVQVLTNITPAKFFLVILRAILLRGAGISAFWDQLIYLGIFGIIFMVLAALVDKKSKNK, encoded by the coding sequence ATGTTTAACAGGATTTATGCTATTGCGAAAAAGGAGTTGATACAACTTAGCCGCGACAGGCGAATGCTTTTTATTATTTTTTTCGTGCCGGTTCTTTTACTTGCAATCTTCGGTTTTGCTATCAACTTCGATGTTAGACATATTAAAATAGCAGTTTATGACAGAGAGAGATCGGAGATCTCCAGAGATTTTGTTAACGGCCTGATAAGCTCGGAGTATTTTGATCTGGTTGCAAATATTGAGGCCGACCGCCAGATCAAAGAATTTCTTGACCAGAAAATTGTTCAGGCCGTAGTTGTGTTGCCGGGCGATCTTTCCGGAAAGCTGTTCTCGAGGCAGGAAGTAAAAATTCAGATACTCGTCGACGGCGTAGATGGAAACACCGCTAATGTAATTCAAAATTATTTTAATGCCGCCACATATAATTATTCGGCTAAACTGATTCAGGAATACCTCGCTCTTGCCGGCAGACAGGCGGTTGTCCCAATTGACCCCAAGCCCCGTTTCTGGTTTAATCCAGAACTTAAATCGACTATCTTTTTGATCCCCGGCCTGATGGGAATGATTCTGATACTAACCGCAGCTGTTTCAATATCGCTTTCAATAGTGAGGGAAAAAGAGAGAGGTACAATTGAACAGATAAATGTTTCTACCCTATCCTCAATTGAGTTTATTATCGGCAAAACAATTCCGTACATTTTTATTTCGCTAATCAACGCGGCTATAGTTTTGCTTGCGGGTTACATCCTTTTTGGAATTATAATAAAGGGGAACATACTTCTGCTTCTTGCCGGGACGCTGATTTTTTTATTTGCTTCACTCGGAATGGGAATATTTATTTCTGCCATAGCAGACTCTCAACAGGTCGCATTCCAGGCGGCTGCCGTAGCATCGCTTCTCCCTTCGATGATACTCTCCGGATTTATTTTCCCTATTGAGAGTATGCCGGAAGCAGTTCAGGTATTAACAAATATAACGCCCGCAAAGTTTTTTCTAGTGATTCTGCGTGCAATTCTTTTAAGAGGAGCGGGAATCTCGGCATTCTGGGATCAATTAATCTATCTGGGAATTTTCGGGATTATCTTTATGGTGCTTGCGGCGCTGGTTGATAAAAAGTCTAAAAACAAGTGA
- a CDS encoding ABC transporter ATP-binding protein produces the protein MNAIDVNNLTKVFGNFTAVDGITFNVKEGEIFGFLGANGAGKSTTIRMLIGILNPTSGDAIVGGYSVKKNPDQVKKNIGYMSQKFSLYNDLTVSENIRFFAGVYGLFGKKYEERKKWVLKVANLENMENVLTGSLPGGIKQRLALGTAVIHEPRIVFLDEPTSGVDPISRRNFWDLINDLSGSGTTVLVTTHYLEEAEFCNDIILINAGKLIARGNSKTLKTNYIHNPIIEIESDRIIDSLEILEKEKGVGETSVFGNYIHLILNENTLDESKITDLLQNKNGIKVKRIERISPTLEDVFIHLIEKDAQKNV, from the coding sequence ATGAATGCAATCGATGTAAATAATCTTACAAAAGTTTTCGGAAATTTCACGGCGGTGGACGGCATCACCTTTAATGTTAAAGAGGGGGAGATATTCGGTTTCCTCGGAGCGAACGGCGCCGGAAAATCGACAACCATAAGAATGCTGATCGGAATACTGAACCCTACTTCGGGCGATGCAATTGTCGGAGGTTACAGCGTTAAGAAAAATCCAGATCAGGTCAAAAAAAATATCGGATATATGTCGCAAAAATTTTCACTTTATAACGACCTTACAGTTTCAGAGAACATTCGCTTCTTTGCCGGAGTTTACGGTTTATTTGGAAAGAAATACGAGGAAAGAAAAAAGTGGGTCCTTAAAGTTGCGAATCTGGAGAACATGGAAAACGTCTTAACCGGGTCGCTGCCGGGAGGAATAAAACAGCGGCTCGCCCTTGGAACCGCGGTTATTCACGAACCAAGAATAGTTTTTCTTGATGAACCGACAAGCGGGGTCGATCCTATCTCGAGAAGAAACTTTTGGGATCTTATTAACGATCTCTCCGGCAGCGGCACCACGGTTCTGGTTACAACACATTACCTCGAAGAAGCAGAATTCTGCAATGATATAATTCTTATTAATGCCGGGAAGCTGATTGCCCGGGGAAATTCCAAAACACTTAAGACAAACTATATACACAACCCCATAATTGAGATTGAGAGCGATAGGATAATCGACAGCCTCGAAATTCTTGAGAAGGAAAAGGGAGTTGGCGAAACCTCCGTTTTCGGAAATTACATTCACCTTATTTTAAACGAAAACACTCTGGATGAAAGCAAAATAACCGACCTGTTGCAGAATAAGAACGGAATAAAGGTAAAAAGAATTGAAAGGATTTCGCCCACGCTGGAAGATGTCTTTATTCATTTGATCGAAAAGGATGCGCAGAAAAATGTTTAA